One Clostridiaceae bacterium genomic region harbors:
- a CDS encoding FAD-dependent oxidoreductase: MNKDYEVIVAGGGTAGVITATAAARNGAKTLVIERFGHLGGTAVYGIPFLGMYDGCDNKVNAGIAQELIDRMKEEGGCLEACFGATWMDERYRFSLVPFEPEVYKYVAQEMLLEAGCDILFYTMVTGVIVEGDVLKGIEVFNKSGKETYAAKVFIDCTGDADIAYMCNVPMQPKERIQNSSILFKMGNVDMNKFLEALKNGQGITGWKEWHNRVIIGKKLNSDNVGPIHLAGHFVGKNGKEITFTAVSLIEDEVYINATRTVNVDSTNALSLTQGEISERRNVHDIVNILKESVPGFEKSHLINSSPIGIRESRNIVGEYTLQKEDVLSGKQFEDSVARGSYPIDIHDPKGGRTSFQFIKNGGSYSIPYRCLIPKGFKNLLVAGRCLSATHEAVGTARIMGACMAQGQAAGTAAALAVKSGVNPSSLDVSVLQDTLIKQKALI, translated from the coding sequence ATGAATAAAGATTATGAAGTAATTGTTGCCGGAGGAGGTACAGCAGGTGTTATTACGGCTACAGCAGCGGCCAGAAATGGCGCAAAAACCCTGGTGATTGAAAGATTTGGCCATCTTGGAGGAACAGCAGTATACGGCATTCCTTTTCTTGGGATGTACGATGGTTGTGACAATAAAGTAAATGCAGGTATTGCGCAGGAACTCATTGACAGAATGAAAGAAGAAGGCGGGTGCCTGGAGGCATGTTTTGGGGCTACCTGGATGGATGAAAGATACCGTTTCTCCCTTGTACCTTTTGAACCTGAAGTATATAAGTATGTGGCCCAGGAAATGCTGTTAGAGGCAGGCTGTGACATACTTTTCTATACAATGGTAACCGGTGTAATTGTTGAAGGGGATGTCTTAAAAGGTATTGAAGTATTCAATAAGTCAGGAAAGGAAACCTATGCCGCAAAAGTTTTCATAGACTGTACCGGTGATGCGGATATTGCCTACATGTGCAATGTTCCTATGCAGCCCAAGGAACGTATACAGAATTCTTCTATCCTTTTCAAGATGGGTAACGTTGATATGAATAAATTCCTTGAAGCTTTGAAAAATGGACAGGGCATTACAGGCTGGAAGGAATGGCACAACAGAGTTATTATAGGGAAAAAATTAAATTCTGATAATGTGGGGCCAATACACCTGGCAGGACATTTTGTGGGTAAAAACGGAAAAGAAATAACCTTTACTGCAGTCTCGCTAATTGAAGATGAAGTATATATAAATGCCACAAGGACAGTTAATGTTGATTCAACAAATGCATTGAGCCTGACACAAGGAGAGATATCAGAACGCAGGAATGTTCATGACATAGTAAATATACTGAAAGAATCAGTTCCAGGATTCGAAAAATCCCACCTGATAAACTCTTCTCCCATAGGCATAAGGGAGAGCAGGAATATAGTCGGAGAGTATACACTGCAAAAAGAGGATGTACTATCAGGAAAGCAGTTTGAGGATTCTGTTGCAAGAGGCTCCTATCCAATTGATATTCACGATCCAAAGGGCGGGAGGACCAGTTTCCAGTTTATTAAAAACGGAGGATCCTACAGCATACCTTATAGGTGCTTAATACCTAAGGGATTCAAGAACCTGTTGGTTGCAGGAAGATGCCTGTCCGCCACTCATGAAGCAGTAGGAACTGCCAGAATAATGGGGGCATGCATGGCTCAGGGGCAGGCTGCAGGAACTGCTGCCGCGCTTGCGGTAAAGAGCGGTGTTAACCCTTCTTCATTGGACGTATCAGTTTTGCAGGATACTTTAATCAAGCAAAAAGCGTTGATTTAA
- a CDS encoding GntR family transcriptional regulator — translation MLDSLLEKIPAYLRIKIYIKDKIDKGEWAPHSKLPKEEELCALFNVARGTVRQALNELVNEGAIYKIHGKGSFVKPIGYVHEIDSTRFVSFLEDLTEKGINFNTELLGMDIVSPDEQIKSHLNLRDNNEKIYKIKRLRRIGDKAAMYSINHIPCSLCPGFVINESNLSSLYNQLKIHCNIQIDIGMRIFNAVAATKELSQLLEVEEGYPLMYVEQIVYDNSGRCIDCAYIWLRSDIIKFSITMKKRK, via the coding sequence ATGTTAGATTCCCTATTGGAAAAGATTCCGGCTTATTTACGCATTAAAATATATATAAAAGATAAAATTGATAAAGGAGAATGGGCACCACACAGCAAGCTCCCAAAAGAAGAAGAGCTATGCGCCCTGTTCAATGTGGCAAGAGGGACTGTCCGTCAGGCTTTAAATGAGCTGGTAAATGAGGGGGCAATATATAAAATTCATGGCAAGGGCAGCTTTGTAAAGCCGATCGGTTATGTGCATGAAATAGACAGTACAAGATTCGTATCATTTCTCGAGGATCTTACTGAAAAGGGAATTAATTTTAATACAGAATTATTGGGAATGGATATTGTTTCACCTGATGAACAGATAAAGAGCCACTTGAACCTAAGAGACAACAATGAAAAAATATATAAGATTAAACGTCTGAGAAGAATAGGAGACAAGGCTGCAATGTACTCTATAAATCACATTCCCTGCAGCCTGTGTCCCGGTTTTGTTATAAATGAAAGCAACCTGTCATCACTTTACAACCAATTAAAGATTCACTGCAATATTCAAATTGACATAGGTATGCGTATTTTCAATGCAGTTGCCGCCACCAAAGAGTTGTCACAACTTTTAGAGGTTGAAGAAGGATATCCCTTAATGTACGTTGAGCAGATTGTATATGACAATTCAGGACGGTGCATTGATTGTGCATATATTTGGCTGCGAAGCGACATAATCAAGTTTTCCATTACCATGAAAAAAAGAAAATAG
- a CDS encoding SagB/ThcOx family dehydrogenase has translation MMKDIGKYFLEYTKYQHLDESAQSKNLKQPPLELEYDITKKLIPLPDPKSLNIGNLPLKDAINQRKSLRNYSSVPLSIEELSYLLWCTQGVKKVVDTRATFRTVPSAGARHAFETYLLINNVEGLKPGLYRYLALENKLIEIDLSPDIKDKVVAGCLGQGFAGLSAVTFIWVAVTHRMTWRYVERGYRYLFLDAGHVCQNLYLASESIGAGACAIAAYDDDVINNVLGLDGQDCFVIYIAPVGKKA, from the coding sequence ATTATGAAAGATATTGGTAAGTATTTTCTAGAATACACAAAATACCAGCATTTGGATGAATCTGCTCAATCAAAGAATTTAAAACAGCCTCCTTTGGAACTTGAGTATGATATTACGAAAAAACTGATTCCTCTGCCTGATCCCAAATCTCTTAACATTGGCAATTTGCCATTAAAAGACGCGATAAACCAAAGAAAAAGCCTGAGGAATTATTCCTCTGTCCCCTTATCCATTGAAGAACTGTCTTATCTCCTCTGGTGCACCCAGGGTGTGAAGAAGGTTGTGGATACAAGAGCCACTTTCAGGACAGTGCCTTCTGCAGGGGCAAGACATGCTTTTGAAACTTATCTCTTAATTAATAATGTTGAGGGGTTGAAACCGGGATTATACAGATATCTTGCTCTTGAGAACAAGTTAATTGAGATCGACCTTTCTCCGGACATTAAGGATAAAGTAGTTGCAGGATGTCTAGGCCAGGGTTTTGCAGGTCTTAGTGCTGTAACATTCATTTGGGTGGCAGTAACTCACAGAATGACCTGGCGTTATGTAGAAAGAGGATACCGCTATTTGTTTCTGGATGCAGGGCATGTATGCCAGAACCTGTATCTTGCGTCAGAGAGCATAGGCGCCGGTGCTTGCGCAATTGCGGCTTATGATGATGATGTCATTAATAATGTTCTTGGCCTGGATGGACAGGATTGTTTTGTGATATACATAGCCCCTGTAGGAAAGAAAGCATGA